In the Quercus lobata isolate SW786 chromosome 5, ValleyOak3.0 Primary Assembly, whole genome shotgun sequence genome, one interval contains:
- the LOC115991712 gene encoding pentatricopeptide repeat-containing protein At3g54980, mitochondrial-like, translating into MMILRSSVTSSPVPPFLLRSLLNPKFLCSHPKFLHKPQFPENPNPERITSEFESESESESEPISQNSVSTQTHVINTLLSHKNNPRSALNHFKQVERKRGFVKSVDAFCVLLHILVGFPETHKLAKSLLAECVFGDSAPAPAVFVDHLAECGNRFGFVLDSRVFNYLLNSYVRANRIEDAVLCYNRMIESDIIPWVPFINILLAALVRRNMFGEIHELHNKMVCRGISGDCYTVHVMMRACLKDGKPEKAEEYFREAKAKGIELDAEVYSIVIQAVCRKPNLSLAFLFLKEMKEMGWVPSEGTYTCVIGTCVKHGNMVEALRLKDEMVSCGKSMNLVVATNLMKGYCVQGNLDSALDLFNKIGEDGLSPNKVTYSVLIEWCSKNGNMEKAYELYIQMKEKGIQPSVFNVNSLILGFLKSQSLENAFKLFDEAVECGIANVFTYNNLLSWFSEKGEVNEAQGIWKKMISKGVEPNVVSYNNMILGHCRKGDMDVANSLFLEMIEKGLKPNVITYSVLMDGYFKKGDTECGFDVFDQMVGVNIVPTDFTFNTVINGLCKVGRTSEANEMLKNFVERGFIPICLTYNSIIDGFVKEGAINSALSVYRGMCDSGISPNVVTYTSLINGFCKSNNIDLALKMLNEMKSKGLELDVMAYCALIDGFCKRRDMESARELFSELREVGLSPNTVVYNSMISGFRNLDNMEAALDLHKKMINEGILCDLQTYTTLIDGLLKDGKLPLASDLYSEMLSKGIVPDIITYTVLINGLCNKGQLENARKILEDMDGKNMTPSVLIYNTLIAGHFKDGNLQEAFRLHDEMLDRGLVPDEITYDILVNGKAKAVNTLAGVS; encoded by the coding sequence ATGATGATACTGAGATCTTCAGTCACTTCTTCTCCAGTCCCTCCTTTTCTTCTCCGCTCTTTATTAAACCCAAAATTTCTCTGCTCACACCCAAAATTTCTCCATAAACCTCAATTTCCCGAGAATCCCAATCCGGAGAGAATCACTTCAGAATTCGAATCCGAGTCTGAGTCTGAATCCGAACCCATTTCTCAAAACTCAGTTTCGACTCAAACCCATGTCATAAACACCCTCCTCTCCCACAAGAACAACCCAAGATCGGCTTTGAATCACTTCAAACAGGTTGAGAGGAAGCGAGGCTTCGTTAAAAGCGTGGATGCTTTCTGCGTTTTGCTTCACATTTTGGTGGGCTTTCCGGAGACTCATAAACTTGCTAAAAGCTTGCTTGCTGAGTGTGTCTTCGGGGATTCAGCTCCGGCTCCGGCTGTCTTTGTCGATCACTTAGCCGAATGCGGCAACAGGTTTGGTTTCGTGTTGGATTCGCGGGTTTTTAATTATCTGTTGAATAGTTATGTTAGAGCTAATCGAATTGAAGATGCTGTGCTTTGTTATAATAGAATGATTGAGAGTGATATAATTCCTTGGGTACCATTTATCAATATTCTTTTGGCTGCATTGGTTAGGAGAAACATGTTTGGTGAAATACATGAATTGCACAATAAGATGGTATGTAGAGGAATTAGTGGCGATTGCTATACTGTACATGTGATGATGCGTGCGTGCTTGAAGGACGGGAAGCCTGAGAAGGCAGAGGAGTATTTTAGGGAGGCCAAGGCTAAAGGGATAGAACTTGATGCAGAAGTGTATAGTATTGTTATTCAGGCAGTTTGTAGGAAACCCAATTTGAGTttggcttttttgtttttgaaggaGATGAAAGAAATGGGATGGGTTCCTTCGGAGGGTACGTATACTTGTGTTATAGGAACTTGTGTGAAGCATGGGAATATGGTAGAGGCATTGAGGCTTAAGGATGAGATGGTTAGTTGTGGGAAGTCAATGAACTTGGTTGTGGCGACGAATTTGATGAAGGGGTATTGCGTGCAAGGGAATTTGGATAGTGCTTTGGATTTGTTCAATAAGATTGGTGAGGATGGACTTTCACCGAACAAGGTTACTTACTCAGTTTTGATTGAATGGTGCAGTAAGAATGGGAACATGGAAAAGGCCTATGAGCTTTACATCCAAATGAAAGAAAAGGGTATCCAGCCTAGCGTCTTCAATGTGAATTCCTTAATACTTGGGTTCTTGAAATCTCAGTCACTGGAAAATGCATTCAAGCTGTTTGATGAGGCAGTCGAATGTGGAATTGCGAATGTTTTTACATATAATAATCTTTTGTCATGGTTCTCTGAAAAAGGTGAAGTAAATGAGGCTCAAGGTATATGGAAAAAAATGATTAGCAAGGGTGTGGAACCTAATGTAGTGTCTTACAACAACATGATACTTGGCCACTGCAGAAAGGGGGATATGGATGTTGCAAATAGTTTATTTTTGGAGATGATAGAAAAGGGCTTAAAACCTAATGTGATAACGTATTCTGTTTTAATGGATGGATATTTTAAGAAAGGTGACACTGAATGTGGCTTTGATGTGTTTGACCAAATGGTGGGTGTAAATATTGTTCCCACAGACTTCACATTTAACACTGTTATCAATGGTTTGTGCAAAGTTGGCCGCACATCTGAGGCAAATGAGATGTTGAAGAACTTTGTTGAGAGGGGTTTCATTCCCATCTGTTTGACTTACAATAGCATTATAGATGGATTCGTCAAGGAGGGTGCCATCAATTCTGCATTGTCTGTTTATAGAGGGATGTGTGATAGTGGAATTTCCCCCAATGTGGTCACTTACACCAGCTTGATTAATGGGTTTTGCAAAAGCAATAATATTGATCTTGCTCTGAAAATGCTGAATGAGATGAAAAGCAAGGGTCTTGAATTGGATGTCATGGCATATTGCGCTCTAATTGATGGGTTTTGCAAAAGGCGAGACATGGAAAGTGCACGTGAACTTTTTTCTGAACTTCGTGAAGTCGGTTTGTCTCCAAATACAGTTGTGTACAATAGCATGATTAGTGGCTTTAGGAATCTAGATAACATGGAAGCAGCCCTTGACTTGcacaagaaaatgataaatgagGGAATTCTGTGTGATTTGCAAACGTACACTACATTGATTGATGGATTGTTAAAAGATGGGAAATTACCACTTGCATCAGATCTTTACTCAGAGATGCTTTCCAAGGGTATTGTGCCAGACATCATTACATATACTGTTCTAATAAATGGCCTATGTAACAAAGGACAGCTAGAAAATGCACGCAAGATTTTGGAAGACATGGATGGGAAGAACATGACTCCTAGTGTTCTAATTTATAATACCTTGATTGCTGGACACTTCAAGGATGGGAATCTGCAAGAAGCTTTTAGACTACATGATGAGATGCTTGACAGAGGTCTTGTACCTGATGAGATTACTTATGATATTCTTGTAAATGGGAAAGCAAAGGCAGTAAATACTCTTGCTGGAGTCTCGTGA